From Daucus carota subsp. sativus chromosome 6, DH1 v3.0, whole genome shotgun sequence:
ACAGCTCCCCTGTGCATGGTACTGAATTAGGAAACGGTGTTCATAAAATTGCATCAAAAAGGAGGCTGGTGACTCTTGGAAATGCTGCCTCAACACCCAAAAGGAAAGGAGAACCCGAAGTCGTTACTGTTGGTGAAGGTGGGggtggtgatgatgatgatgatgatgtaccAATTAGCCAGCTTGTAACTAACGTCAGCTCAGTCCGAGCTGCTGTCTTACGGAACAGAGTCCCATATTCTATTTCAAAACGACGCTTAGCGAGTTTAAGAAAATTTAGTGATAATTGGCTACAGAAAAGTCCTAATACTGAGAGCAATTTGAATGCTCTGGAAACAAATTATGAACCTAGAAATTTCAAAGaagatgatagtgatgatgctAGTACAGATGAGAATGCAACGGAGAGCAGCGATGAAAGCATGGAGGGTTTTATTGATGATCGTTCTGATATTTCTGTGAAATCTGACGGTGAAGATTCTCTATTAATAGAATCAGACAGCGGCAATAGTATATCAAAAAATTCTGACCATGGTGAAGCTTCGGGTGATTCTGAAAATATATCATGTGATGATATGAACTATCCAGAAATTATGTCCCAATTGAGAAGGAAGAGAGATAGTCATACTTCAAAGTGGGAGTTCGAGGCTGAAATGCTTGCTGATTTTGGGAAGGACCCAAAGATGTGTATGAAAGCTGTATGTGCTCTCTATCGGCAGCAAACAATTGACGAGCAGTCTATCAAAGGAGCAATACACCGCAACAACCGAGGGTTCAGTCTCCGTGATGCCTATAGGTTAGTAACATACCAAGTATTATACATGCACATATAGTTTCATGCTGGTCACTTGTGCAaacagagttttttttttttggcgtGTTTGTGTTTATCTATAAGATTTATCTGTTTGTTTAATATCAAAAATGCATTTAGATCAGATACACATTAGGTACCCTGTTAGAACAGTAAATAACAGCTTAGTTTGTTTGATTGTGTAGTCTCTTGCATTTTATGGTATTTCTGGTTTATTCCTCGTTTTTCAAATGTTAAAGCTACTTTTGGTTTACACCCTTTTTATTTAGTTgccagaatttttttaataatccatATGCCATTTTGACACTTAAGTAGCCGATTGGGACTGATAATGAGTTCCTCTCTGACCAAAAAATTTCATCCTATGCAAGTTATATTTCTGTAGGTGTGGCAAAATCTCTTTGTTTGGTTTAACACAATCTAGGCAATGAAAAATTGGCATCAAGCAAACTAGACATCAACTGATCAATTGATATTCTTATGCTTACCAATTTTACAACTCTGCTCACTAGGGGCAAGCATAAAAATCCGAAAACCGGATTATCCTAATTTCCAGTCTGGTATCCAAATTAAGAAATCCGAAAACTTGGATATCTGATCCGTAAATATCGGACCTGATATCTGATCCGCGGGTTTTTTCCTACAAATTCGGATTCGGATCTCTTTATCTGGatcataaattttcaaaaaaaaccgGATATCCGGATCTGAGCTggttcttttattgttttttttttaaaaaaaataaaatattcctaTAAGTAATACAtaacaattaataaatttttaaagagaaaATGTTAAGAGACGGCTGACTGCCTGACGCTAAGTATTCTAAATTTCCACGTTGTTGATGATCTTGGACACCTTCTAGGTACCTTAATTCAGATCGGGGCTTGTAGAAACTCCTGTTTTATATATTCCAGTGTGGACTTTAGTTCTCAAATCTCATCTATGTGTTTGTGCCTATTATACTCATGGTGCTTCCGATATTTATTTCAAGGAAGAAGTCGAACAGGGATACCGGCAACTCTCTATTATCCAAGACCAAATTGTATCAAGTGAGAATAAAAGAGATAAAGATGGATCAGAATTTAGCAAAGAACCATATACTGTAGGGTCAGTAGCATATTTTATTACTTGTTGGTTGTTGCGTTATAATTTAATTAGTCTTATGCTATCAGCTACACTTAGAGAGTAGCTCAACTCACGAAAGGTCTCTTGGAACTCATATTAAGCACTAGTTGGTAAAATGATTTACAAAAATCATTTATGCATATAAAATTGATTCACAAGTTTAATTCATTCTAAATTAAAATCGTCCAACCTGAATAACAAAATCAGACCCAAACCTCAACTTTTTTACCCCCTTTCTCTCTGTTTAATATTGTTAATCTGGGTttagaaaaatttatttatacacacacataactAAACCAACATCTTCCACACTCATTTGGTTAAATGGATCATCATCTTCTGAACGCAAATTAAGCAACCGCTTAAGCTCACATTCATCTTCCAATTTATCCAACCTAATCGAATTTTGTAGCCGATCACATCTCCCGTCGTCAACACCTTCTTTAACTACCATATTAATTTCTATCTTATTTTCTCTTATATCACATTCAATTTACCTGGATCTTTCACCTTCACCTTCTTTCTATTGTCAACAACTATAATCCTTACAACtaaaatctcataaatttaTCCTTTCCTTGGTCTGGTTTAATATCTATTTCAACTTTGGCGGCTTTGCATGTCCTACCCAAGTCCTACAAAGCATTATCAAATGAATTTGTTTCTCTGATTTAGAGTGCTCATCAGTTACAACTTTGGGCATGATTCCCCAGATGTTTAAAATCGGGCATCATAGATCttggtgattttattttttaagaatttaaatagAGGGATGACATGGGTGTGGTTAATAAAGGATTGAAAAGGTTTATTGATTTTAGTTGAGGCCATATCACCAGTTTTCATGTCTGTTGAAGATAAAGAtggttttaaaataaattggtgAAGTATAGTCTCTAGGGATTTATTATTATACCAAGGGATTCTGATTGTGCATGTGTTAAACAATACGTTTAAGTTGGGTTTAGTAGATAGGTTCAGGTCAAAGAATAAATAAGTTAGTGTCGGACTTGACATATACAATGCCACCTAAATCTACAGTTGTCAGCCAAGTCAGAATTTCTGTTAAATTTTTAACGTTTTTAACAGCAGAAATCTAATTGCAAGTTTCTAATGGTATAATTAGTTGACTGCAAGCTTTTTCAGCTCATTGACTTACTCGCAAGTTGGGAATTAGTTGAGTAATGAAATAACCATTTAATCCCTCAATTTGCTGCTTATGCTTATCAGATCTTCGGATTGGAATTATAAAAATACTATTTGTCATGACTCTGTTGGTGATTACTTATCTTGGAgagcaataattttaataattcataaaaattaatattaattttggagTAAAGTAATTGATTACAGTTCTTTATTGGGTTGTCCTTATAGTAACATACAACTCTTTGTGGGGTTGTCTTTCTCTGTGTATTACTGTagtaacaagtactccccatgTCCCACCCAGATGTTTACATTTGGGTTGGGCTAAACATCTGGGTTGGGCACAGAGGTTAAGAAATAGATAAAGTTTGAGTGGAGAAGTAAGAAAACGTGAAGATAGTGGTGGAACCGGTTGATATCTAATGTATAAAGTAAgtatagtggaggaaagtaggtGGAGTAgttgattttatataataaaattttactattttggtttgttttgaaatgtaaagaattggatgggagtGATGGGACATCTCAATAaggaaaatgtaaagaaatggttgggacagagggagtaagatACTTGCTTATGTCAAAGTCTTGTAGCTATCAGGTTTTAAACCTATTTGATTTAGTAAAAGCTGTTGCATGTTATCGGATATgatgttcatattatatttattcagtGTTGCTATATTTATAAGGTTTGAAGCAATATTGGCGGATGTAGCATTTGTAGTTACTAGTTAGTGCCCTTTTCTTACAAAAATTCCTCTCTACTGAGAGAAATTACATAACCATAAGTGTGTTCAGTTCTGTTTGTTAATGGGAATCGTATTGTAATAAAGGACCTTCTTTACATATGTTAGGGGTACATCTATGGCTGAGTTTCTTACAGGCGGAAGTGGGTTAGAGTTGCGGAAGTCTGTGGAGGAGTTGAAACAGCATTCAAGCAAGGGCATTGAACTGTGCAGAGAACTGGCGAAGCACTACTCTAAACAATTATTCACAATCTACACAAACAAAGAGGATCCCTTTTTTCATCCCGACAAGATCCATGATTGACTTTGGTTATTTCTATTGGAGTTCCTAACGAGTGATGCTAGGTATCCCAAATTTTCTCCCAAATGACGTGACAGACAAATTTTCTCCCAAATGATGTGACAGACATGTGACGTGTTTTTTATGTACACACTGGGAAATTTTTTAGGGTAACTCCTGGGTACAGAGCATTTTGCATGTAAAAATGTACATAATAGTATTTTTAGACATAACAGTACTTCCAGACAATAGTACTTCTAGACGTTGGTATATTCGTGAATGTTATATAAAATAGTAAGTTGAGAtattacaactttttttttaattatccgTTATACCCTGTTTTGTACATTAATCATGAAAGTCTCATCCTTACAACAGATGTGATTGCATAGTTCGGCCGTCAAATTATCAGTCCAttctttataattattattatagttaTTACTTTTTTCCTGCGAAAGATACTATATAGTTATTACTTATTACTAGTTTCCTCCTATAATTATCCTGTAATATTTTCTAATACATAcaaaatatattgataaaagTTATCGTACATATAATTTAGTGTCATGTAGCCAGACTATTctgttcatgaaaattttattttccttcGCCCATAGGAAGATTTCATGGTGATGCTAATTCTATTTTCCTTCGCCCGAAGATTTTATGGTAATGCTTATAATataacggtctttctaatgtgtgctcaagggcacacaataagcaccaactttcatgaaaataacttcatttgattggtggaattggtgtgaatgcaggggacccattaatatttataattcatccaccaatcaataGTTAGTATTTTCAtgggagttagtgactattgtgtgcccatgggcacaccatagaaaattcgataATATAAATACAGGACATATGTACAGTACTTTAAAGACTACTTCTATATGCACATATCGTTATTGACTTTTTTGCTGCTTAAGTTTTTTAAAGACTACTGCTATATGAAGTGTTATATTTTTGCatacttttttaaaaatgaaaaaaaaaattcgctATCATTAAGTTGACTTTTGATAATTGAGTAATTGACTAATACTCgttctgttttttattatttgacattttatttttgacacacatttttaagtccTTTgatcgggtagttaaaaatgttattttttatttttttgaacaaaaatatataatcaaaattttaattcacaaaaaaaatcaatcaaaaataatatttttaactacctagtcaaacacttaaaagttaaaagtgtgtgtcaaaagtcaaaacatcacacaataaaaaataagtatataCGCGTCCCCGGAatcgtcaaataataaaaaataaactatgTACGTACTTGCCCGTCCCGGGGAATCTCGTGCAAGGATGcacattatttacaaaaaataatacTCCAACACAATAAAAAATAGTACCAAGTGCCTAAAAAAACAAAAGTTGACTAAATGCAGATCTCTATATTAATCTTACATGGCTTCCTTTGTTCCTCGTATCATGTTTATATTACCTCCTCTTCTCCCTCTGCTCCAGATTCAACAGCGAGTTTGAGGTTTCTCTTCGTAAAAGGATGTCGATGAATCCTTCTCAACTGGACTCCGCATCCACTCCCCCTGCACAAACACTGTGAGTTTGTTTATCCTTCTAAGTTGTTTTTGGTGCTTACAATCTACTACACATTATCATGATTTTTATGCATTTTTTAGTTTAAGTTTTGGTTTCTTGAATTGTGTTGTCGAATCTTATTCACACCCACTCAGGCATGTCTCATCCTTTACTAGAATCTCTGCCCTTTTCACATATATTATTTGACAGCATTTTCGATTGTTAACACTTTTTTACATTGTTGACACGTATTTCAAGTCGTACATAAAATattgtttcataatttatttttctgaataagaaTTTgagcattaaatttttattcagaaaaaaattaaagataaaactatattatattaaaatatttgccGAACTCTCTCAAAAAAATGTTAACAATCGGATAAGACGGAAGGAGCCAGAGTAGCTACTTGTGAATGTGTTTCTTTAACTGAGGCATATGCTAACATGTCCTACACTTATTTCATGTAGCGGCCATGCTGACCTCAACGAACCTTCCCATTGTCctatggactcggtttttcaaATATTACTTCGTCTCCCAGTCAAGCATCTTCTTCGTTGCAGATGTGTTTGTAAACCTTGGTGCTCTCTAATTGATAGCACAAATTTCGTCAATAAACATCTTCAAAGAAACACTGAATGCAACCCTGACTCTGGTATAATTTTCAAAGCTTTGCCGGAAGGTAACAATTTTTACTTAGCAAATGTGGATTCCTTGAATGATTTAGCCGTTATGGAAATATCTGACCCGCTCAAGACTCAATTATCTGGTGCTGAATTTGTTGGAACCTGTAATGGCGTGGTCTGCTTGTGGCAGAATGATATCGATATTTTACTATGGAATCCCGCAACTAAGAAGGTTAGAGTATTACCTACACCAACTAATATTCCTATTCCATTCATGCTTATGGGGTCAGACGCTGTGGGATTCGGGTATGATCATCTCAACGATGATTACAAGGTTGTCAGAACTGTTGACAGTCAGCTTCAGGGCATCATGGTGAGTGTTTACAGCCTCAAAAGCAATTCATGGTCAAGAGCTGAAACTATTACGAATAGAATTCGGTTGAGGATGAATTTTGGTTTGTTTGTTAATGGGGCTTTGTATTGGCTTGCAACCAAGGGCCCTCACATTATTGTTGCTTTTGATCTCTCAGTTGAGAAACACAGGGAGCTCCCGCTTCCTGATGGTGTGAACAAGACTGATAGTTATCATCTGAGTCTGATTGTCTTTAATGGATGTGTATGCTTGATTGATCATTATCCCGGATCTCGAACGGATATCTGGATGAAAAGCAATAATGGTTTGGAAAATTCTTGGTCCAAGTTCTTAGCATTGGAGCAACCTGGCATACTCGGAgcttttaattttgtttggcCGATAGCTTTCTCAAAGATTCAGAATAATATTCTGTTAGCAGTGAATGCcgataaattcaaatttatgtggtatgacattgaaaggaatgaagTTAAGAATGCCGTGATTCATGGAATTCCAGTTAGGTTTGCTTCGCTTGCCTACACCGAGAGTCTTGTTTCCTTCACTTATGATTTCAAACCGGAAGCAGAGGAGCTGCTGAAGgtttatacatatatgtaagcATGTCATTTGTATACCAGTATATAAATACCTTAAGTGATGTTTTAGTGTTAGCTAACATCTGAGGATTAATGTGTTTACAGGTGCCACTTTCTTTCTAGTTTCATCCAGAGGCTGTAAGACACTACGCGATGGAGTAAAAGAAGTTGAGAGAACTGGTTGGGTATTGTGATTTACATCTTTTTAGCTCTATTTTCTGATTCCATTTTTTTCTATGAGTGAGATACTGAAGTTTATGTGATAAATAAATTGACCTTGTTATATATTGTTCTAGTCCTTGGATCAAAGATAATAGAGGATTTGTGTATGAAATGACAATGTAGTTGAACGAAGATGAGCAAAAAGTGTAGTGAAAAATTACTTCCTTAGCTCagatagctctgataccatactGAGAACCGTTCTTCCAAATGGATCTTACGTTATATTTCAACATAAACGACTACAGTAAATTTAATTCAGCAAAAACTCTATAGCATGGCATTGTAAATAACAACAAAACAAGGAAGGATCGCCCTAGGATTACAGACATACAAATCCTCAAGATCGGAATAAACCCCGACGATTCCAGCGACAGAATCATAACCTCCCGCAGCTACCAAACCATCTCCCTCCGCTGCCATCCTCACTTTCCCAGCAATAACACGACAAACAAGCATAGCTCTCCGTGTAGAGGTCCCAGCAAAACAATCATGGGCCCTGCCGCTGCTCGAAGTGGTGCGGACCCCGCTCCCATGATCAGCAAAATGGGTCCCTGGAAACCCGTGTCTGATTATAGTACAAACTCCGCACCCGGGCATCGAGCCGCAGAGGCTGGATGAGCCACGGGCGCCGAGCGCGCACATGAGGCTCGTGCAATGGAACCTTAGTAGTTCGTTACCGTCAGCAGCACACCTAGGGTTTCTCTTCGTGTTTGCGAGAGCGCGAAGCTTAATGGCGTCACGGCAATCTTCGAAACGTTGGATAGTAAGTTTTCTGTTGCGCACTTTTAGTATACGTTCGATGTTGCAGAATGAACCGTCTCTTTTCAGCCAGCTTGATTTGAATATCATTTCTACAATATTTCGGCCCGAATCTTCATGACTGAGCTCCGACACTGTATCATTTAATTTACATTTTACACCGTATTATAATTCACGCGtaaaaagagaaagtgttcaCATACCAGCATGTCTAAGAGCTTGATGAAGTTCCAAACTTTCAGTATTCAGAAAGATCTCTGCACACTCGGGGCAGCCACAAATTGTACTTGTTGGACTCGGATACCTTAATATTAGTCGTCACTAGTCATTATGTTAAACGTATCGTATAGCTCAGAAAATGTTAACTCTAGTAATTGAAATGACAGTAGATATGAAGTTGAGTAGCTATGAATGTAATAGAGAAAATACCTGCTAGGATCGACAATCAGATGACATTCGTAACAGCCGGAAAGTTTCCTAAATTGCATTCTTCTCGAAGAAGCTGAGAAAGAATTAGATCTGCCTGAAGCATTACTAGCCAAGGATCTGGACGATGATGACAGCAAGACCCCACTAACATTTTTCCGGCTGGTTTCTCGTCCGGAGGAGCTGTTTCCTGACAAGTTATCGGGTCTGTGAATAACTTTAGTGTTTCCATGAGCAACGTCCTCAAAACCACACGTATACTTGCAATGTCCTAGCTTTGCGTAAGCACCGTTTAATGTAGCATTAGTGTTGTTTTGGGGAGGATTCTGAAGGGCCGTAGCAGTTTGGATATATTTACAagtgagtagattcttgatttGGTCCCATGAAGACGGTTGTTTATGGCGTTTTGATGAGCCTCTTTGTTTGCTGGTTTTGAGTACTGAGTTTTGCGGTGAAGAACTGAGGAATGCCATACATATAAGCTAAAATCCAAcagggaaaaaaaaatatagcccGCCACAGCTTATAAAAAGTAGGTTTTTGGTGAGCAAGCTAGCTATGTCTCTCGACAGATGAGAGAAGAAAAGTGAATGGGAGTTTCCTTTTAATGGCATTAGGCATGTAAATATTGCCAAATTGATATGATTCAGCTTCTGTAGAACAAAAATTACCAGTAATGCTTAAGACTTAGATAATTGTTTGTGGTCGGCCAAGTCAAAAGGTGGGAAGGTTTATacaattatacataaaaatttaGAAGAAAAGGAGAGGACGAGTGGTGGTGTATATGACTGTTGCTGCTTGGGTCCCTGATTGTTGTTTGTGTATTAGGATGCTCAGACTGGGCATGTGAGCATTTTGGACATGTCAACCTGCCTTAGATTCTTCTCATCTTGGACTTATTCTCTCTTCTTTATGATTATGCTCTTTGCATTCCTCTCTTCTCTAGTTCAAATCAAACAAAAGTTTCTGTTTAAAATATTACTAACTTGTACATAATTCtttcattatatttttcttttcctattttactattttccataaaattattttggaaTGACACATTACTTGCCCGTGTATAAGAAAGAAGAGTTGCCTTAGAGCAAGATAGCATGGTAATAGTATTTATTTATCTGTCTGTATAAGGGAGCATAATGTGGGAACATTGTTTGTTTATCGGTGTTGCACTGTATGTTTGTGTTGGACTTTCCTTCTCTTCCTTCAATTCTGTGGAGTTTGGTTTAGAGCATGACTCAACTGTGTATGCACCacagttaaaataattataatgagTTCACAGGTTTTATGCTACCCAATAATTTGTTCCAAACCATTCTACTAGTGGGTCCAAATCTATAATCAGCGGACTAATTTGTACCCAAAAAAATTATGGAATAGAAAATTTTCAATTCATTAACATTGatataattcgaattttattgatgttttatttctAGGAAAAAAAGAGAATGTATCAtgatttaaatcatatttttatattttaaaagtgaATTTACAGCTGTAAAACTAGGGATGGGCACGGGGCACTTCGGAggcggggagtgctatccccgaccccgatccccgccccaaATGGGGAACGGGATCCCGCGGGGTTTCGgcgaattttattttttaataaaaacataataattttataatatataatatactttttaattaaaaaacaaactacaaactcctaatataataataaaataatattatcttatattttcaacctcaaatcatattaaaattgatttataatataaataaacaataatttaaaattataaaatatattatattacaatatatttataatcaatcaataaaaataaagattattttttacttttaattatattataaagtttatctatttttaataatatatttagtataatatatataaatatattattatttatatatatatatataatcgggtCGGAGATCGGAGCGCGGAGACACCAATCCCCGACCCCGGCCCGATctccgaattttttataaaccttTCCCCGATCCCCTCCCCGCCCCCCCCATCCCCGATCCGAACCGGGCGGGGATCGGGTTGGGATCGAGCGGGGAATCCCGCCCTATGTAAAACAAGTCCGATCAAACTTACTAGTTACCGACGCTTGGTTACTTGTAACACTCTAGTTTACAGCTGGCAGGTTACTGTCGCGCAGGAATATATTAGTTTTGTAACCGACTTTTGCGGAGGTTTGCAGCTTCCAATCCTATAAATTCATACTCGTTCGTTAAATCACTCGCCTAATATTCTACAACTTACTCGCAATACTCTTACAAGAATTATGGCGGTTGGGTTGGATGGGTCAAGCAATGGCTCACTGCTTCCTCTCAGCCGTGGCAAGATGACTACAAAATATGGCGGCCATGCAGCAGCTTCATCGTGCTTGTTTCAGATGCCAGTTCACTATCCGAGGTACTCCAAATCGGACTATGAAAACATGCCCGAATGGCAGCTTGATCGCTTGCTCTCTCAATACGCCCTTCCCTGCACCGGAAGCTTGGATCAAAAGAAGAGGTTTGCTATGGGTGCTTTCCTGTGGGACTAATTTGTTATTAGCCTTGTAGCTGATATTACTTTGGAAAATTGATCTCCGTTAGGGCCGATTAATCTTTTGATATTGATATAtctttattattcaattaatttgtgaTCAATTAATTACTTTTTGATTGATTGTTTCATATTTTCAATCTAATTTCCGCTTCTTAATAAAATTGAAGGTACGAGAGAAAGTAAAAAAAGTTGAATTGGTACGAAATTATAGTGATGAGATCATGAAAAATTAGATACagaagaaaatgaaatattcTCTCCCAACTTAGAAATGTGATTTTTAACATAGGTGTAAAAGCATCTCCAAACCTTTGATCCCAAGTTAATATTGgaatcataattaaatatattataataataggtaAACAATATTTCAAccgttcattttttttttaaatctaaaatTCAGCCAATCACacaatattcaataattataatatattcgcGTGAAAGAGGGCGGGAAGAACGAGGAATAGGCTCTTCAACTGTTTTAATTGCTAAATTATTCGCGATTacacatctccaaccatctaaaacccacCCTGGTtaaaaggtgagttgacatacttaaaataaaaaaaatttagccaacaactccaaaaactcaactccaaccatgctcagctgttgtctataaatttagtcaacctcctatggatgactaaatttgtcgaacatTTACTGGTCTCAAcaactccaaaaactcaactccaaccatgctcagctgttgtctataaatttagtcaacc
This genomic window contains:
- the LOC108226750 gene encoding F-box protein CPR1-like; protein product: MSMNPSQLDSASTPPAQTLGHADLNEPSHCPMDSVFQILLRLPVKHLLRCRCVCKPWCSLIDSTNFVNKHLQRNTECNPDSGIIFKALPEGNNFYLANVDSLNDLAVMEISDPLKTQLSGAEFVGTCNGVVCLWQNDIDILLWNPATKKVRVLPTPTNIPIPFMLMGSDAVGFGYDHLNDDYKVVRTVDSQLQGIMVSVYSLKSNSWSRAETITNRIRLRMNFGLFVNGALYWLATKGPHIIVAFDLSVEKHRELPLPDGVNKTDSYHLSLIVFNGCVCLIDHYPGSRTDIWMKSNNGLENSWSKFLALEQPGILGAFNFVWPIAFSKIQNNILLAVNADKFKFMWYDIERNEVKNAVIHGIPVRFASLAYTESLVSFTYDFKPEAEELLKVYTYMCHFLSSFIQRL
- the LOC108226689 gene encoding uncharacterized protein LOC108226689 produces the protein MAFLSSSPQNSVLKTSKQRGSSKRHKQPSSWDQIKNLLTCKYIQTATALQNPPQNNTNATLNGAYAKLGHCKYTCGFEDVAHGNTKVIHRPDNLSGNSSSGRETSRKNVSGVLLSSSSRSLASNASGRSNSFSASSRRMQFRKLSGCYECHLIVDPSRYPSPTSTICGCPECAEIFLNTESLELHQALRHAVSELSHEDSGRNIVEMIFKSSWLKRDGSFCNIERILKVRNRKLTIQRFEDCRDAIKLRALANTKRNPRCAADGNELLRFHCTSLMCALGARGSSSLCGSMPGCGVCTIIRHGFPGTHFADHGSGVRTTSSSGRAHDCFAGTSTRRAMLVCRVIAGKVRMAAEGDGLVAAGGYDSVAGIVGVYSDLEDLYVCNPRAILPCFVVIYNAML